The DNA segment ACGGCTCTGGGCGCCGCGCACATGGCGGTATCCAGCGATGTCGACGCTGCCGAACTGCGCCGCCGCGTGACCTCGCCAAATGGCACCACAGAGGCCGCGATCAAGTCATTCCAGGCTAATGGCTTCGAAGCCCTGGTGGAAAAAGCACTCGGCGCCGCCGCGCACCGCTCGGCCGAAATGGCCGAACAACTGGGCAAATAAGGAGCCTTACATGATTGGATTGAACACTGCAGCCGTTTACGTGCTGCAAACCCTCGGCAGTCTGTACCTGCTGATCGTGCTGTTGCGCTTCGTCCTGCAACTGGTGCGCGCGAACTTCTACAACCCGCTGTGCCAATTCGTGGTCAAGGCTACCCAGCCGCTGCTCAAACCACTGCGCCGGATCATCCCGAGCATCTTCGGCCTCGACATGTCGTCGCTGGTGCTGGCGATTCTGGTGCAACTGGCGCTGATGGCCCTGACCCTGCTGCTGACCTACGGCACCACCGGCAACCCGCTGCAACTGTTTATCTGGTCGATCATCGGCGTCACCGCGCTGTTCCTGAAGATTTTCTTCTTCGCCCTGATCATCAGCGTGATCCTGTCGTGGGTCGCCCCGGGCAGCCACAACCCGGGCGCTGAACTGGTGAACCAGATCTGCGAGCCGGCGCTGGCACCGTTCCGCCGCATCCTGCCGAACCTCGGCGGTCTCGACCTGTCGCCGATCTTCGCCTTTCTGGCGCTGAAGCTGATCGACATGCTGGTGATCAACAATCTGGCGGCAATGACCATGATGCCGGACATCCTGCGCCTGCTGATGTGAGCTGGTTTCGCTGGGACGGCGACGATCTGATCCTCGAATGTCACCTGCAACCGGCAGCCCGTAGCGATGATTTCGCCGGGCTGCACGGTGACCGCCTGAAGATCCGCCTCACCGCGCCGCCGGTCGAGGGCAAGGCCAATGCGTATTTGATGGGCTTTCTGGCCAAGGCGTTTGGGGTGTCCAAGAGCCAGGTCAGTTTGCTCAGCGGCGAGTTGAACCGGCAGAAACGGGTGAAGATCTGTGCGCCGAAGAAGCTGCCGGAGTTGGCGGGATTGGTGCGTCCAGCCTGATCCACTGTGGTGAGGGGATTTATCCCCGATGGGTCGCGAAGCGGCCCCCTTGTTGCTGCCAACCTCATTCTCTCTGCACGGCCAAAGATTACAGGGCTGCTACGCAGCCATCGGGGATAAATCCCCTCACCACAAGGACTTCGCTCAATCAACGATCAGGCCCGATCGTTGCTTGCCGCTAACCCCCATGCTCTTTAGACTTACGCCTCATTTCAACGAGAGCAGGGTCGATGCCAGCTGCCTTTCCCCCCGATTCTGTTGGTCTGGTGACGCCGCAAACGGCGCACTTCAGTGAACCTCTGGCTCTGGCCTGTGGCCGTTCGCTGCCTGCCTACGACCTGATCTACGAAACCTACGGCACGCTGAACGCACAGGCGAGCAACGCCGTGCTGATCTGCCACGCCTTGTCTGGTCATCATCACGCTGCCGGCTATCACAGCCCCGACGACCGCAAGCCCGGTTGGTGGGACAGCTGCATCGGCCCGGGCAAACCGATCGACACCAATAAGTTCTTCGTGGTCAGCCTGAACAATCTGGGCGGCTGCAACGGCTCCACCGGCCCGAGCAGTATCAACCCGGAAACCGGCAAGCCGTTCGGCGCCGACTTCCCGGTGCTCACCGTGGAAGACTGGGTGCACAGTCAGGCGCGTCTGGCTGATCTGCTCGGCATTCGTCAGTTCGCCGCCGTCATCGGCGGCAGCCTCGGCGGCATGCAGGCGTTGCAATGGACCATCACTTACCCGGATCGCGTGCGCCACTGCCTGGCCATCGCCTCGGCCCCCAAGCTGTCGGCGCAGAACATCGCCTTCAACGAAGTGGCGCGCCAGGCGATCCTCACCGACCCGGAGTTCCACGGCGGTTCGTTCCAGGAAGCGGGCGTGATCCCCAAGCGCGGGCTGATGCTGGCGCGGATGGTCGGGCACATCACCTACCTGTCCGACGACTCGATGGGCGAGAAATTCGGCCGTGGCCTGAAGAGCGAAAAACTCAACTACGACTTCCACAGTGTCGAGTTCCAGGTCGAAAGCTACCTGCGCTATCAGGGTGAAGAGTTTTCCGGGCGTTTCGACGCCAATACCTATCTGTTAATGACCAAGGCACTGGACTACTTCGATCCGGCGGCGAACTTCGACGATAACCTGGCGAAAACTTTCGAAAACGCCACCGCCAAGTTCTGCGTGATGTCGTTCACCACCGACTGGCGCTTCTCCCCGGCCCGCTCGCGGGAGCTGGTGGACGCGCTGATGGCGGCACGCAAAGACGTCAGCTACCTGGAAATCGACGCGCCACAGGGCCACGACGCCTTCCTGATTCCGATCCCACGCTATTTGCAGGCGTTCGGCAATTACATGAACCGAATTACGGTGTGAACAAGCCATGAGAGCTGATCTGGAAATCATCCAGGAATGGATCCCCGCCGGCAGCCGCGTGCTCGACCTCGGTTGCGGCGACGGCGAACTGCTGACCTGGCTGCGCGACAACAAGAACGTCACCGGTTATGGCCTGGAAAACGACGCCGATAACATCGCCGAGTGCGTGGCCAAGGGCATCAACGTCATCGAGCAGGACCTGGACAAGGGGCTGGGCAACTTCGCCAGCAACAGTTTCGACATCGTCGTCATGACCCAGGCCCTGCAAGCCGTGCATTACCCGGACAAGATCCTCGACGAAATGCTGCGGGTCGGTCGTCAGTGCATCATCACCTTCCCCAACTTCGGTCACTGGCGCTGCCGCTGGTATCTGGCAAGCAAGGGCCGGATGCCGGTCTCCGAGTTTCTGCCGTACACCTGGTACAACACGCCGAACATTCACTTCTGCACCTTCGAAGATTTTGAAGAACTTTGTCGCGAACGTGATGCGAAGGTCATTGATCGGCTTGCCGTGGATCAACAGCACCGTCACGGGTGGGCCAGTAAGCTATGGCCTAATCTGTTAGGTGAGATTGGTATCTACCGCGTCAGCAGCCCGGTGCTTGCAGATCATCGGGTCGCGGTCTGAACCACGACATTTCGAGGAGAACGATCATGGGTCGTCTAGCCCTGTTGTTACTGACCGCCTGCCTGAGCGCCAGCGCCATGGCGGCGGACGTCATCAAAAGCGAGCGCCAGGAAACCTTCGGCGACGTGACGGTGCACTACAACACCTTCAACTCCACCTACCTGCAGCCGGACATCGCCAAAGCGGCCGAACTGATCCGCAGCAACAATCAGGGCGTGATCAACGTCTCGCTGATCAAGGACGGCAAACCGCTGAGCGCCAACGTCACCGGCACGGTCAAAGACCTGACCAGCCAGAGCGTGCCGCTGAACTTCCGCCAGGTCACCGAACAGGGCGCGATCTACTACATCGCCCAGTACCCGGTGGAACAACAGGAAACCCGCACCTTTGAAATCAAGGTGCAGACGGGCGACAAGATCAACACCATCAATTTCAACCAAGAACTCTTTCCCGGCGAATGATGAACATCAAGCAGCTCGTACTGGCCAGCCATAACGCCGGCAAACTCAAGGAACTCCAGGCCATGCTCGGCGACTCGGTGCAACTGCGCTCGATCGGCGAATGGAGCAAGGTCGAGCCGGAAGAAACCGGCCTGTCGTTCGTCGAGAACGCGATCCTCAAGGCGCGCAATGCCGCGCGCATCTCAGGCCTGCCGGCGCTGGCCGATGATTCCGGTCTGGCGGTGGATTTCCTCGGCGGCGCGCCGGGCATCTATTCGGCACGCTACGCCGATGGCAAGGGCGATGCGGCGAACAACGCAAAACTGCTCGACGCCCTCAAAGATGTGCCTGAAGCCGAGCGCGGCGCGCAGTTCGTCTGCGTGCTGGCACTGGTGCGTCACGCCGATGATCCATTGCCGATTCTCTGCGAAGGTCTGTGGCACGGACGCATCCTGACCGCCGCCAGCGGCGAGCACGGTTTCGGCTACGACCCGCTGTTCTGGGTGCCGGAGCGAGAGGTGTCCAGCGCCGAACTGAGCCCGGCCGACAAGAACCGGATCAGCCACCGCGCCCGTGCAATGGATCTGCTGCGCCAGCGTCTGGGCCTGAAATGACCGACAGCCACCCCGCGTCGTCGCTGATCATCGGCGGCGCCGCCTCTTCGCCTCGGGCGCCGCTGCCTACGCTGCCGCCTCTGGCGCTGTACATCCACATCCCGTGGTGTGTGCGCAAATGCCCGTATTGCGATTTCAACTCGCACACCGCCAGCCCAGTGCTGCCGGAACAGGAATACGTCGACGCGTTGCTGGCCGATCTCGATCAGGATCTGCACGGGGTGTACGGCCGTCAGATCAGTTCGATCTTCTTCGGTGGCGGTACGCCGAGTCTGTTCAGCGCCGAAGCGCTCGGGCGCTTGCTCAAAGGCGTCGAGCAGCGCATCCCGTTCGCCCACGACATCGAGATCACCCTGGAAGCCAATCCCGGCACCTTCGAGCAAGAGAAGTTCGTTGCGTACCGCAAGCTGGGGATCAATCGCCTGTCGATCGGCATCCAGAGCTTCCAGCAGCAGAAACTCGAAGCGCTCGGACGTATCCACAACGGTGACGAAGCGGTGCGCGCGGCGGGAATGGCGCGCCAGGCCGGGTTCGATAACTTCAACCTCGACTTGATGCACGGCTTGCCGGATCAGTCGCTGGACGATGCCTTGAGCGATCTGCGCCAGGCCATCGAACTGAAACCGACGCACATCTCCTGGTATCAGCTGACACTGGAGCCGAACACGGTGTTCTGGAACCAGCCGCCGGTGCTGCCGGAAGACGACACGCTGTGGGACATTCAGGAAGCCGGGCAAGCGCTGCTGGCCGCGCACGGTTACGTGCAATACGAAGTCTCGGCCTACGCGCAGCCTGGGCGCCCGGCGCGGCATAACCTCAATTACTGGAGTTTCGGCGACTTCATCGGCATCGGTGCCGGCGCCCACGGCAAGCTCAGCCATCCGGACGGGCGCATCGTCCGCACCTGGAAGACACGCCTGCCGAAGGACTATCTCAACCCGGCCAAAAGTTTCCAGGCCGGCGAGAAAGCCCTGAGCAACGACGAGATGCCGTTCGAGTTCCTGATGAACGCTTTGCGCCTGACGGCCGGGGTGGAATCACACCTGTACCCCGAGCGCACCGGCCTGCCGCTGGAAAGTCTCGCCGAACACCGCCGCGAGGCCGAACAAAGCGGCCTGATGCAGGTCGAACCGTCACGTCTGGCGGCCACCGAGCGCGGACAACTGTTTCTCAACGATTTGCTGCAGAAATTTCTGAGCTGAGCCCTAACGGCCGCCCCAAGGAAAACCGCATGGATTTGATACTCGATCTGCTCGCCACCGTGTCCCGCTGGAGCCGCAGCAACCTCTCGGAAATCGCCCTGGCGCTGGTGGGCTGCCTGCTGGTGCTGTTCGGCGCCGACTTCAAAGGCTGGGTCGAACAACGCCTTGGCAGCATCGCCGGCGCCCTGCGCGTACCGCTGATGGCCCTGCTGTGCGTGATCGGCAGCGGCGCCGCACTGATCTACGCCACACCGTGGGTGGTCAAGGGCCTGAGCCAGTTCAACAACTACAGCCTGGCACCGGTGTTGCTGGTGGTCCTCGTCCTTATTGGCGTAGTCGCCGACCGCCGCTGAATCCAATACCCCCCAAAACAACTGTGGGAGCGGGCTTGCTCGCGAAGGCGTCGGATCAGTCAACATCAACGTTGAATGATCCACTGCTTTCGCGAGCAAGCCCGCTCCCACAGTTGATCGCAATGACAGGGACGTTCATGAGCAAAAAACTGTTGGACGAGACAAGCAAATTTCTCAGCTTCGTGTTGCGCCATGAACCTCAGGCGGTTGGTCTGACGCTGGATTCTGAAGGCTGGGCGAATATCGACGCACTGATCAGCGGCGCTATGGGTGACGGTCGTAAACTGGATCGCGAACTGATTGAAGCAGTCGTTACAAGTAGCGACAAAAAGCGCTTCTCGATTTCCGAGGACGGCCAACTGATTCGTGCGGTTCAGGGCCATTCAACGAAAAGCGTGGATCTGCAGTTTGAGCAGAAACAGCCCCCGCAAATGCTGTATCACGGCACGGCGACGCGCTTTCTTGAGTCAATCAAAGAACAAGGCCTGATCCCGGGATCACGCCATCACGTGCACCTTTCCCAAGACATCGACACCGCTACGGCGGTCGGGCAGCGCTACGGCACCGTGGTGATTCTGAAAGTCGCCGCACGACAAATGGAAGAACAGGGTTTGAAGTTCTATCAGGCCGAAAACGGTGTCTGGCTTACAGAACAGGTGCCGGCTCGATTTCTTTCCACCCTGTAATTTCTGAGCACACAAAACAACTGTGGGAGCGGGCTTGCTCGCGAAGGCGTCGTATCAGTCAACATCAACGTTGAATGATCCACCGCTTTCGCGAGCAAGGCCGCTCCCACACTGGGTTTTGCGTGATGCTTAGGAGATTTTCTCGAACTTCAGATCCCACACGCCATGCCCAAGACGTTCGCCGCGGCGTTCGAACTTGGTGATCGGCCGTTCGGCCGGGCGTGGTACGCATTTGCCGTCTTCGGCGAGGTTGCGGTAGCCCGGGGCGACGTTCATCACTTCCAGCATGTACTCGGCGTACGGCTCCCAGTCGGTGGCCATGTGCAGGATGCCGCCAACCTTCAGCTTGCTGCGCACCAGTTCGGCGAAGGACGCCTGAACGATACGACGCTTGTGGTGACGGCTCTTATGCCATGGATCCGGGAAGAACAGCATCAGGCGATCGAGGCTGTTGTCGGCGATGCAGCGGTTGAGCACTTCGATCGCGTCGCAATCGTAGACCCGCAGGTTGGTCAGGCCCTGAGTCAGCACGCCATTGAGCAGCGCGCCGACACCGGGACGGTGCACTTCCACACCGATGAAGTCCTGATCCGGCGCCGCCGCGGCCATTTCCAGCAGCGAGTGGCCCATGCCGAAACCGATCTCCAGCGAGCGCGGCGCCGAACGGCCGAACACCTGATCGTAATCCACCGGCGCGTCGGCCAGCGGCAGCACGTACAGCGGCGCGCCCTGATCCAGACCACGTTGCTGGCCTTCGGTCATGCGCCCGGCGCGCATCACGAAGCTCTTGATGCGGCGGTGTTGGCGCTCGTCGCCCTCTTCCGTCTGGAGAGGCGTGTCGTTCGATTCAGTCATCAATGGCTCTTACTTGATCAGACCATCCAGCGGCGAAGAGGCGCTGGCATAGAGTTTTTTCGGCATGCGGCCGGCGAGGTAGGCCAGACGGCCCGCGACGATCGCGTGTTGCATGGCTTGGGCCATCATCACCGGTTGTTGGGCGTGGGCGATGGCCGAGTTCATCAGCACGGCGTCACAGCCCAGCTCCATGGCGATGGTGGCGTCGGAAGCGGTACCGACACCAGCATCCACCAGCACCGGAATTTTCGCTTCTTCGAGGATGATCTGCAGGTTGTACGGGTTGCAGATCCCCAGACCGGAACCGATCAGACCGGCCAGCGGCATGACCGCGATGCAGCCGATTTCCGCCAGTTGCCGGGCGATGATCGGGTCATCACTGGTGTAAACCATCACGTCGAAGCCTTCCTTGACCAGCGTTTCGGCGGCCTTGAGGGTTTCGATCACGTTGGGGAACAGGGTTTTCTGGTCGGCCAGCACTTCCAGCTTCACCAGGTTGTGACCATCGAGCAGCTCACGGGCCAGGCGGCAGGTGCGCACGGCTTCGATAGCGTCGTAGCAACCGGCGGTGTTCGGCAGGAAGGTGTAGCGATCCGGCGACAGCACGTCGAGCAGGTTCGGCTCGCCTTCGATCTGGCCCAGATTAGTGCGGCGCACGGCGAAGGTGACGATCTCGGCACCCGAGGCTTCGATGGCCTGACGGGTTTCTTCCATGTCACGGTACTTGCCGGTACCGACCAGCAAACGCGACTGGTAAGTACGACCGGCCAGAACGAAAGGCTTGTCGCTACGAACGATGCTCATGGGGAATCCTCTTTAAGGGTGAGGGTCTTGCAGAATTCTGTGCCCTTGCGGACCCGGCGGCTAGCCGCCGCCGATGGCGTGCACCACTTCGACGTTGTCGCCGTCGTTGAGCACGGTGTCGGCATGCTGGCTGCGTGGAACGATGTCCAGATTGAGTTCGACTGCCACCCGGCGTCCGGTCAGTTCCAGGCGGGTGATCAGGGCCGCAACGGTTTCACCGTCGGGCAGTTCAAGGGATTCGCCGTTCAACTGAATGCGCATGCGCCAGGCCGCCATCATTTTTAGGGGGTGGCATTCTAGCCCGATCATGACCTAAAGGTCAGCACCAAGCGTCAAGCGGTTACTGCAGGCGCCAGGCGGCCAGTCCAAGGCACAGCCAGCCGAGCAGAAACGCCAGACCGCCGAACGGGGTGATGATGCCGAGCTTGCTGATGCCGGTGGTGGTCAGCACATACAGACTGCCGGAGAACAACAGGATGCCGACGGCGAACGAGATACCGGCCCAGGTCACCAGCCGTCCCTGAATCTGCGTAGCCAGCAGCGCAACGCCGAACAGCGCCAGGGTGTGCACCAGTTGATAGGTCACACCGGTGTGGAAAATCGCCAGATACTCGGGGGTCAGGCGGCTCTTCAGGCCATGAGCGGCGAAGGCGCCCAGGCCCACACCGGTAAAACCAAAGAAAGCGGCCAGCATCAGAAAGCCACGCAGCATGTGGAACTCCAGTCAGACTCGTTCGGCAGGGTCTGTATAATGGCCCGCTCTATCGGTTCGGCCAAGCCATCTCTATGCTGCGTTCACTTTTGCGTCGTCTCACGAAGGCCCTGCTCTGGTTCGCGGGCGGCAGTGTATTGCTGGTGTTGCTGTTTCGCTTCGTGCCACCGCCGGGCACGGCGCTGATGGTCGAGCGCAAGATCGAATCCTGGGTCGACGGCGAGCCGATTGACCTGCAGCGTACCTGGAAGCCGTGGGACGAGATCTCCGACGACCTCAAGGTCGCGGTCATGGCCGGCGAAGACCAGAAATTTCCCGAGCACTGGGGTTTTGACTTCGGCGCGATCCAGGCTGCATTGGCCCACAACGAGCTCGGCGGTTCGATTCGCGGCGCCAGCACTTTGAGCCAGCAAGTCTCCAAGAACCTGTTTCTGTGGTCGGGCCGCAGTTATCTGCGCAAAGGCCTGGAGGCGTGGTTTACCGCGCTGATCGAGGTGTTCTGGCCCAAGCAGCGGATTCTTGAGGTTTATCTGAACAGCGTCGAGTGGGACGACGGGGTGTTTGGTGCCGAAGCGGCGGCACGCCATCACTTTGGCGTGAGCGCCAAGTCGTTATCGCGGCAGCAGGCGAGCTATCTGGCGGCGGTGCTGCCCAACCCGCGAGTGTGGAGCGCCAGCCATCCTACGGCTTATGTGTCACGCCGGGCCGGGTGGATTCGGCAGCAGATGAGCCAGTTGGGCGGGACCAGTTATCTGCTGGGGCTCAACGATTCGCGCCGGGCGCCTTGGGCCGAATAACGCAGAAGATCTCCTGTGGGAGCGGGCTTGCTCGCGAAAGCGGTGTGTCAGCTTGCATTGATGTCACTGATAAACCGCATTCGCGAGCAGGCTCACTCCTACAGGAATTTGTGTTGAGCCAGAAACGAAAACGCCCCGATCATCGCTGATCGGGGCGTTTTTTATTGCCTGAGCGCCGGTTATGCGGCGATCGACAACTTGAGCTTGTTCATCGCGCTCTTCTCGAGCTGACGGATTCGCTCGGCCGACACGTTGTACTTCTGCGCCAGGTCGTGCAGCGTGGCTTTCTCTTCTGCCAGCCAGCGCTGGTAGAGGATGTCGCGGCTACGTTCGTCCAGCACTTCCAGCGCTTCGTGCAGGTTGTGGTTGGAGTTGTCGCTCCAGTCGGCATCTTCCAGTTGACGCGCCGGGTCGTACCGGTGGTCTTCCAGGTAGTTGGCCGGCGACTGGAAAGCACTGTCGTCATCGGCTTCAGCAGCCGGATCGAAGGCCATGTCATGACCGGTCAGACGGCTTTCCATCTCGCGCACTTCACGTGGTTCGACGCCAAGGCTTTCCGCCACACGGTGGACTTCCTCGTTGTTCAGCCACGCCAGACGTTTCTTCTGGCTGCGCAGGTTGAAGAACAGCTTGCGCTGGGCCTTGGTGGTCGCGACTTTCACAATGCGCCAGTTGCGCAGGATGAACTCGTGAATTTCCGCCTTGATCCAGTGCACGGCGAACGACACCAGACGCACACCCATTTCCGGGTTGAAGCGCTTCACGGCCTTCATCAGGCCGACGTTGCCTTCCTGGATCAGGTCGGCCTGAGCCAGACCGTAGCCGGAATAGCTACGGGCAATGTGTACGACAAAACGCAGGTGGGCGAGCACCATCTGCCGAGCCGCCCCCAAATCCTGCTCATAGTAGAGACTCTCGGCCAGTTCACGCTCCTGCTCCGGCGTCAGCAATGGAATGCTGTTGACGGTGTGCACATAGGCTTCCAGGTTCGCACCCGGAACCAACGCATACGCAGGTTGCAAAGAATTGGTCATGCGAAAAAACCTCCCACTTACATACTCGTGCCTCTCGGCACTGCGAAAAATTGACCGGGAATTCAAGTACAAGTTCCCAAAAAAACCGCGAGGTCAATCACGCGCAAAAAAGATTCTACTTCGGCGCCAGCTCCCTGAGATGACGTGCGACTGCAATCCATGCACCGATATAACCCAACAGCACCGCGCCAAGCAAGAGCGACAGACCGTCGGCAACTGGCACTCCGGCCAGCGCGAAATCACTGCCGTACAAGCCGGCCAGTCCAACCACCGCGTCGTTCAGCCAGTTTAGGCCGAACGCCAGCACTCCCCAGGACAGAACACCCGCACCGAAGCCATACAACGCGCCCATATAAAGAAAGGGACGACGTACATAGCTGTCAGTGCCGCCGACGAGTTTAATCACTTCTATCTCTGTGCGGCGGTTTTCAATATGAAGACGAATGGTATTGCCTATCACCAAAAGTAATGCAGAAACCAGCAGCACCGTCAGACCGAAGACAAAACGATCACCGAGCTTGAGGATAGCGGCCAGACGCTCGACCCAGACTAGATCAAGTTGCGCCTGTTGTACCTTCGGCAGCTCGGAAAGTTTTTGTCTTAATGCTTCCAGCGTCGGCTTGTCGACTTCCTTCGGGGTCACCAGCACCACGCCCGGCAGCGGGTTTTCCGGCAGCTCGCGCAGGGCCTCGCCCAAACCGGACTGCTGCTGGAACTCCTCCAGCGCCTGATCACGGCCGACATATTCGGCATCAGCAACGCCGGGCATGCCTTTGATCTGCTCGCGCAACGCCTCACCCTGCGCGGGCGTGGCATCCAGCTGCAGGTACAGCGAAATCTGCGCCGCACGCTGCCACGAACCGCCGAGACGCTCGACGTTGTTGATCAGCAGCGACAGGCCCATCGGCAGGCTCAACGCCACGGCCATCACCATGCAGGTGAAAAAGCTGCCGATCGGCTGCTTGCCGAGGCGACGCAGGCTGTCGAGCAGGCTCGCGCGGTGACTTTCGATCCACGAACGCAACAGCGTGGAAAAGTCCGGGCCGTCGTCATCGTCGTGCTTTTTCTTCTTTGGCGGCTGCGGGTCGGCGGCTTTCGGGGCCACGCGCTCGGAAACCTTCGGACTGCGTGTCGCACTCATACGCCGGCCTCCCCGTCTCCGATCAATCGGCCGCGCTGCAAGGTCAGCATGCGGTGGCGCATACGCGCAATCAGGGCCAGATCGTGACTGGCGATCAGCACGCTGGTGCCCAGCCGATTGATGTCTTCGAACACGCCCATGATCTCGGCCGCCAGACGCGGGTCGAGGTTACCGGTAGGTTCGTCCGCCAGCAGCAGGGCCGGACGGTGCACGATGGCGCGAGCGATGCCGACGCGCTGTTGCTGACCGGTGGACAGGTCGCCCGGGTACAGATCGGTTTTATCCGACAGCGCCACGCGCTCCAGCGCCGAATCGACGCGCTTGGCGATTTCGGCCTTGGACAAGCCGAGAATCTGCAGCGGCAGCGCGACGTTGTTGAACACCGTGCGATCGAACAGCAACTGGTGATTCTGGAACACCACGCCGATCTGGCGACGCAGGAACGGAATCTGCGCGTTGCTGATGGTGCTCAGATCCTGCCCGGCCAGCAGCAGTTTGCCGCTGGTCGGACGCTCCATCGCCAGCAACAGGCGCAACAGCGTGGACTTACCGGCACCGGAGTGACCGGTGACAAACAGAAACTCGCCACGACGGACTCGAAAGCTCAGCTCATGCAAGCCGACGTGACCGTTCGGGTAGCGTTTACCGACCTGTTCGAAACGAATCATGAACGCTCCCGCTCGGCAAACAGTGCCTGGACAAAGGGTTCGGCTTCAAAGGTACGCAGATCGTCGATGCCTTCACCGACGCCGATGTAGCGGATCGGCAGGCCAAACTGCTTGGCCAGGGCGAAAATCACCCCGCCCTTGGCGGTACCGTCGAGCTTGGTCAGCGCCAGGCCGGTCAGTTCGACGGTCTGGTTGAATTGCTTGGCCTGGTTGATCGCGTTCTGACCGGTGCCGGCATCGAGCACCAGCAGCACTTCGTGCGGCGCGTCGGCGTCGAGCTTGCCGATCACCCGGCGAACTTTCTTCAGCTCTTCCATCAGGTTGTCTTTGGTGTGCAGACGACCGGCGGTGTCGGCGATCAGCACGTCGATGCCACGGGCCTTGGCGGCCTGCACGGCGTCGAAGATCACCGACGCAGAGTCGGCGCCGGTGTGCTGGGCGATCACCGGGATCTTGTTGCGCTCGCCCCAGACCTGCAACTGCTCAACGGCAGCGGCGCGGAAGGTGTCACCGGCGGCGAGCATGACTTTCTTGCCTTCCAGTTGCAGCTTCTTCGCCAGTTTGCCGATGGTGGTGGTCTTGCCAGCGCCATTGACGCCGACCACCAGAATCACGAACGGCTTGTTCTGCGAGGCAATTTTCAGCGGCTGCTCGACCGGCTTGAGCATCGCCGCCAGCTCGGCCTGCAACGACTTGTACAGCGCGTCGGCGTCGGCCAGTTCTTTGCGGGCGACCTTCTGGGTCAGGCGCTGAATGATCTGGGTGGTGGCTTCAACACCGACGTCGGCGGTCAGCAGCCGGGTTTCCAGCTCATCGAGCAGGTCGTCATCGATGGTTTTACGGCCGAGAAACAGGCTGGCCATGCCCTCGCCGATGCTGGCGCTGGTTTTCGACAGGCCTTGCTTGAGGCGGGCGAAGAAGCCGACTTTGGTTTCTTCGCTGCGCGGGGCTTCCACTGGCGTTTCAGCAACCACTTCCACCGGCACAACCGGAGCAGCGACGACCGGT comes from the Pseudomonas sp. RSB 5.4 genome and includes:
- a CDS encoding DUF167 domain-containing protein, which gives rise to MSWFRWDGDDLILECHLQPAARSDDFAGLHGDRLKIRLTAPPVEGKANAYLMGFLAKAFGVSKSQVSLLSGELNRQKRVKICAPKKLPELAGLVRPA
- a CDS encoding DUF3392 domain-containing protein, yielding MDLILDLLATVSRWSRSNLSEIALALVGCLLVLFGADFKGWVEQRLGSIAGALRVPLMALLCVIGSGAALIYATPWVVKGLSQFNNYSLAPVLLVVLVLIGVVADRR
- a CDS encoding YggT family protein encodes the protein MIGLNTAAVYVLQTLGSLYLLIVLLRFVLQLVRANFYNPLCQFVVKATQPLLKPLRRIIPSIFGLDMSSLVLAILVQLALMALTLLLTYGTTGNPLQLFIWSIIGVTALFLKIFFFALIISVILSWVAPGSHNPGAELVNQICEPALAPFRRILPNLGGLDLSPIFAFLALKLIDMLVINNLAAMTMMPDILRLLM
- the rdgB gene encoding RdgB/HAM1 family non-canonical purine NTP pyrophosphatase, whose translation is MMNIKQLVLASHNAGKLKELQAMLGDSVQLRSIGEWSKVEPEETGLSFVENAILKARNAARISGLPALADDSGLAVDFLGGAPGIYSARYADGKGDAANNAKLLDALKDVPEAERGAQFVCVLALVRHADDPLPILCEGLWHGRILTAASGEHGFGYDPLFWVPEREVSSAELSPADKNRISHRARAMDLLRQRLGLK
- the hemW gene encoding radical SAM family heme chaperone HemW, with the protein product MTDSHPASSLIIGGAASSPRAPLPTLPPLALYIHIPWCVRKCPYCDFNSHTASPVLPEQEYVDALLADLDQDLHGVYGRQISSIFFGGGTPSLFSAEALGRLLKGVEQRIPFAHDIEITLEANPGTFEQEKFVAYRKLGINRLSIGIQSFQQQKLEALGRIHNGDEAVRAAGMARQAGFDNFNLDLMHGLPDQSLDDALSDLRQAIELKPTHISWYQLTLEPNTVFWNQPPVLPEDDTLWDIQEAGQALLAAHGYVQYEVSAYAQPGRPARHNLNYWSFGDFIGIGAGAHGKLSHPDGRIVRTWKTRLPKDYLNPAKSFQAGEKALSNDEMPFEFLMNALRLTAGVESHLYPERTGLPLESLAEHRREAEQSGLMQVEPSRLAATERGQLFLNDLLQKFLS
- a CDS encoding DUF4426 domain-containing protein, whose translation is MGRLALLLLTACLSASAMAADVIKSERQETFGDVTVHYNTFNSTYLQPDIAKAAELIRSNNQGVINVSLIKDGKPLSANVTGTVKDLTSQSVPLNFRQVTEQGAIYYIAQYPVEQQETRTFEIKVQTGDKINTINFNQELFPGE
- a CDS encoding RNA 2'-phosphotransferase, producing MSKKLLDETSKFLSFVLRHEPQAVGLTLDSEGWANIDALISGAMGDGRKLDRELIEAVVTSSDKKRFSISEDGQLIRAVQGHSTKSVDLQFEQKQPPQMLYHGTATRFLESIKEQGLIPGSRHHVHLSQDIDTATAVGQRYGTVVILKVAARQMEEQGLKFYQAENGVWLTEQVPARFLSTL
- a CDS encoding homoserine O-acetyltransferase — encoded protein: MPAAFPPDSVGLVTPQTAHFSEPLALACGRSLPAYDLIYETYGTLNAQASNAVLICHALSGHHHAAGYHSPDDRKPGWWDSCIGPGKPIDTNKFFVVSLNNLGGCNGSTGPSSINPETGKPFGADFPVLTVEDWVHSQARLADLLGIRQFAAVIGGSLGGMQALQWTITYPDRVRHCLAIASAPKLSAQNIAFNEVARQAILTDPEFHGGSFQEAGVIPKRGLMLARMVGHITYLSDDSMGEKFGRGLKSEKLNYDFHSVEFQVESYLRYQGEEFSGRFDANTYLLMTKALDYFDPAANFDDNLAKTFENATAKFCVMSFTTDWRFSPARSRELVDALMAARKDVSYLEIDAPQGHDAFLIPIPRYLQAFGNYMNRITV
- the metW gene encoding methionine biosynthesis protein MetW, translated to MRADLEIIQEWIPAGSRVLDLGCGDGELLTWLRDNKNVTGYGLENDADNIAECVAKGINVIEQDLDKGLGNFASNSFDIVVMTQALQAVHYPDKILDEMLRVGRQCIITFPNFGHWRCRWYLASKGRMPVSEFLPYTWYNTPNIHFCTFEDFEELCRERDAKVIDRLAVDQQHRHGWASKLWPNLLGEIGIYRVSSPVLADHRVAV